The Deinococcus koreensis genome window below encodes:
- a CDS encoding TIGR03885 family FMN-dependent LLM class oxidoreductase — translation MTPLIGYHASHEQFSPAELLRLVERAEAAGFGAAMCSDHFNPWSARQGQSGFAWSWLGAALARTELSFGMVNAPGQRYHPAVLAQAAATLAQMFEGRLWCALGSGQFLNEHITGGRWPTKPERNRRLLEAVEVMRALWRGETVTHRGEFFEVDEAKLWTLPRTPPPLYGAALSEETARWVGGWADGLITVNVPPDRLRAIVDAFREGGGEGKPMSLQVHVAFDLHAAHEQWRTNVFDSRVLSDLKRPDQFDALGEVVRPEDLRPGVRVSPEAAQHAEWLRADLALGFDRLYLHGVERDQERFIDTFAGEVLPALR, via the coding sequence ATGACCCCGCTGATCGGCTACCACGCCTCACACGAGCAGTTCTCGCCGGCCGAATTGCTGCGCCTGGTCGAGCGGGCTGAGGCGGCGGGCTTCGGCGCGGCCATGTGCTCGGATCACTTCAATCCCTGGTCGGCGCGGCAGGGCCAGAGCGGCTTCGCGTGGTCGTGGCTGGGTGCGGCGCTGGCCCGCACGGAGCTCAGCTTCGGCATGGTCAACGCGCCCGGGCAGCGCTACCACCCGGCGGTGCTGGCGCAGGCGGCGGCCACCCTGGCGCAGATGTTCGAGGGCCGGCTGTGGTGCGCCCTGGGCAGCGGCCAGTTCCTGAACGAGCACATCACCGGGGGCCGCTGGCCCACCAAGCCCGAGCGCAACCGCCGGCTGCTGGAAGCCGTGGAGGTCATGCGCGCCCTGTGGCGGGGCGAGACGGTCACGCACCGGGGGGAATTCTTCGAGGTCGACGAGGCGAAGCTGTGGACTCTCCCCCGGACGCCGCCCCCGCTGTACGGCGCGGCCCTGAGCGAGGAGACCGCCCGCTGGGTGGGAGGCTGGGCCGACGGCCTGATCACCGTGAACGTCCCGCCGGACAGGCTGCGCGCCATCGTGGACGCCTTCCGCGAGGGGGGCGGCGAGGGCAAGCCCATGAGCCTGCAGGTACACGTCGCCTTCGACCTGCACGCGGCGCACGAGCAGTGGCGCACGAACGTCTTCGACAGCCGCGTCCTGTCCGACCTGAAACGCCCGGATCAGTTCGACGCCCTGGGCGAGGTCGTCCGGCCGGAGGATCTGCGGCCCGGCGTGCGCGTCAGCCCGGAGGCGGCCCAGCACGCCGAGTGGCTGCGGGCCGATCTGGCCCTGGGCTTCGACCGCCTCTACCTGCACGGCGTCGAGCGCGATCAGGAGCGCTTTATCGACACCTTCGCCGGGGAGGTGCTGCCCGCGCTGCGGTGA
- the acpP gene encoding acyl carrier protein, with amino-acid sequence MATFDDVKDVIVEKLGVDADKVVPGARFVEDLGADSLETVELIMGLEDKFGVTISDEDAEGIRTVQAAVDYIESKQ; translated from the coding sequence ATGGCGACTTTTGATGATGTAAAAGACGTGATCGTCGAGAAACTGGGCGTGGACGCAGACAAGGTGGTGCCGGGGGCCCGCTTCGTGGAGGATCTGGGGGCCGACAGCCTGGAGACCGTGGAACTGATCATGGGTCTGGAGGACAAGTTCGGCGTGACCATCTCCGATGAGGACGCCGAGGGCATCCGCACCGTGCAGGCCGCGGTCGATTACATCGAAAGCAAGCAGTAA
- the fabG gene encoding 3-oxoacyl-[acyl-carrier-protein] reductase — protein sequence MTDTPRKVALVTGSSRGLGRAMALHLAASGFDVAIHYGRNAEEAQKAAEEARAHGVRAEVFGADLGTPANAGTLVEEVIGAFGRLDVLVNNAGITRDGLAIRMKDEDWDAVLQTNLSSAFVACRAAIKHMMRARTGRIINIASVVGLTGNPGQANYVASKAGLIGLTKALAKEYGGRGITVNAVAPGFIQSDMTAELNEDVQKGYLANIPLARFGQPQEVAALVAFLASDGAAYITGQTIGVDGGLNPH from the coding sequence ATGACCGACACCCCCCGTAAAGTCGCCCTGGTCACCGGCTCCAGCCGGGGCCTGGGCCGCGCCATGGCCCTGCACCTCGCTGCCAGCGGCTTCGACGTCGCCATCCACTACGGCCGCAACGCCGAGGAAGCTCAGAAGGCGGCCGAGGAGGCCCGCGCCCACGGTGTCCGGGCGGAGGTCTTCGGCGCCGACCTGGGCACGCCCGCGAACGCCGGCACGCTGGTCGAGGAGGTCATCGGGGCGTTCGGCCGCCTGGACGTGCTGGTGAACAACGCCGGTATCACCCGCGACGGCCTCGCCATCCGCATGAAGGACGAGGACTGGGACGCCGTGCTGCAGACCAACCTGAGCAGTGCGTTCGTGGCCTGCCGCGCCGCCATCAAGCACATGATGCGGGCGCGCACCGGGCGCATCATCAACATCGCGTCCGTGGTGGGCCTGACCGGCAATCCGGGGCAGGCGAACTACGTGGCCTCCAAGGCCGGCCTGATCGGGCTGACCAAGGCGCTCGCCAAGGAGTACGGCGGGCGCGGCATCACCGTGAACGCCGTCGCGCCGGGCTTCATCCAGTCCGACATGACGGCGGAGCTGAATGAGGACGTGCAGAAGGGCTACCTGGCGAACATCCCCCTGGCCCGCTTCGGCCAGCCCCAGGAGGTCGCCGCCCTGGTCGCCTTCCTGGCCTCCGACGGGGCCGCCTACATCACGGGGCAGACGATCGGGGTGGACGGGGGGCTGAACCCGCATTGA
- a CDS encoding beta-ketoacyl-ACP synthase III produces the protein MTASSLRPSIGITALGSYLPERVIPNSYFEAHLETTAEWIESRSGIRERRHAAPEQQTSDLGVQAVRDLLSRDPAALEGVDSVICATSSPDAMFPSTAALIAGQVGLSGAAAMDLSVACSGFVYALSVAYGLVAGGVARRVLVVGAEVMSRVVDPHDRSTAILFGDGAGAAVVGGVPEGSGFQSFALGADSAGGPSLFLRGVADHLPGGPPMGSYLTQNGREVFKFAVRVLGDCAAQAMEKAGLHSSDIDWLIPHQANVRIIESAVERLGLPMAKTVITLDRCGNTSAASIPLALAEAVADGRVRRGDQLVLAGFGGGLSWGAAALRW, from the coding sequence ATGACCGCTTCTTCCCTCCGCCCCAGCATCGGGATCACGGCGCTGGGGTCGTATCTGCCCGAGCGGGTCATTCCCAACAGTTATTTCGAGGCGCATCTGGAGACCACCGCCGAGTGGATCGAGTCGCGCAGCGGCATCCGCGAGCGCCGTCACGCCGCGCCGGAGCAGCAGACGAGCGACCTGGGCGTGCAGGCCGTACGCGATCTGCTCTCCCGCGACCCGGCCGCGCTGGAGGGCGTGGACAGCGTGATCTGCGCGACCTCCAGCCCCGACGCCATGTTTCCCAGCACGGCGGCGCTGATCGCCGGGCAGGTCGGGCTCTCGGGCGCGGCGGCGATGGATCTCAGCGTGGCCTGCTCGGGCTTCGTGTACGCGCTGAGCGTGGCCTACGGGCTGGTGGCGGGCGGCGTGGCCCGGCGCGTGCTGGTCGTGGGGGCCGAGGTCATGAGCCGGGTGGTCGATCCGCACGACCGCTCCACCGCCATCCTGTTCGGAGACGGCGCGGGCGCGGCGGTGGTGGGAGGGGTGCCGGAGGGCTCGGGCTTCCAGTCCTTCGCGCTGGGCGCCGACTCCGCGGGCGGCCCCAGCCTGTTCCTGCGCGGCGTGGCCGACCACCTGCCCGGCGGCCCCCCGATGGGCTCGTACCTCACCCAGAACGGCCGCGAGGTGTTCAAATTCGCCGTGCGCGTGCTGGGCGACTGCGCCGCACAGGCGATGGAGAAGGCCGGACTGCACAGCTCCGATATCGACTGGCTGATTCCGCATCAGGCGAACGTGCGGATCATCGAGTCGGCGGTGGAGCGGCTGGGCCTGCCGATGGCCAAGACCGTGATCACGCTCGACCGCTGCGGCAACACCTCGGCCGCCTCTATCCCCCTGGCCCTCGCGGAAGCGGTGGCCGACGGACGCGTCAGGCGCGGCGATCAGCTCGTGCTGGCGGGTTTCGGCGGGGGCCTGAGCTGGGGCGCGGCGGCCCTCAGGTGGTAG
- a CDS encoding alpha-amylase family protein, with protein MPDPAPHWSETAVLYELNVETFQDSDGDGVGDFAGLTGRLPYLAALGVDAVWVQPFYPSPRQDFGYDVTDHCGVDDRFGTLADFDRFVAAARSVGLRVLLDIPFNHTSREHPWFQAARRDPNSPYRDYYVWADSPPEHHDPYLVFPGPQTSNWARDEAAGQFYFHTFYDFMPDLNIANPAVCEEILEVVRFWMRRGVHGFRLDALPFIVVDRSHAEHLEEPHAFLRRLRAAVTEIDPQGVLLAEADKPPAELRPYFGDGDEMHLLLNFYFNNHLYLALADGRAEPVARAWGHLPALPPGGNWANFLRNHDELSLAQLTEAEQERVFAAFAPQDDMQAYGRGTRRRLSPMLGGDPARLRLLYSLLFSLPGTPVLYYGDEIGLGDRLDLKERESVRTPMQWTAAEGAGFTTSSDPVRPFPEGDFSPEHVNVAAQTDDPASLLHFVQTLTRVYRVHPVCGRGAWTALDSGEEGVLAHRVGDGPAALYALHNFTAHPRAIDLALPPAVRPIVCAPGSTVRPGGADLGPHGFVWWAQEGQA; from the coding sequence GTGCCTGACCCTGCCCCCCACTGGTCGGAGACGGCCGTGCTGTACGAGCTGAACGTCGAGACCTTTCAGGACTCGGACGGCGACGGCGTGGGCGACTTCGCCGGCCTGACCGGGCGGCTGCCCTACCTGGCGGCGCTGGGCGTGGACGCCGTGTGGGTGCAGCCCTTCTACCCCTCGCCCCGGCAGGACTTCGGCTACGACGTGACCGACCACTGCGGGGTGGATGACCGCTTCGGCACGCTGGCGGACTTCGACCGCTTCGTGGCGGCGGCGCGCTCAGTGGGCCTGCGGGTGCTGCTGGACATCCCCTTCAACCACACCTCGCGGGAGCACCCGTGGTTCCAGGCCGCGCGCCGTGACCCGAACAGCCCCTACCGTGACTACTACGTCTGGGCCGACTCGCCGCCCGAGCACCACGACCCCTACCTGGTCTTTCCGGGGCCGCAGACCTCCAACTGGGCGCGCGACGAGGCCGCCGGGCAGTTCTACTTCCACACCTTCTACGACTTCATGCCGGATCTGAACATCGCCAACCCGGCGGTCTGCGAGGAGATCCTGGAGGTCGTGCGCTTCTGGATGCGGCGCGGTGTCCACGGCTTCCGGCTGGACGCGCTGCCGTTCATCGTCGTCGACCGCTCGCACGCCGAGCACCTGGAGGAGCCCCACGCCTTCCTGCGCCGTCTGCGCGCGGCCGTGACCGAGATCGACCCCCAGGGCGTGCTGCTGGCCGAGGCCGACAAGCCCCCCGCCGAGCTGCGCCCCTATTTCGGCGACGGCGACGAGATGCACCTGCTGCTGAACTTCTATTTCAACAACCACCTGTACCTGGCGCTGGCCGACGGCCGGGCTGAGCCGGTCGCGCGGGCCTGGGGCCACCTGCCGGCCCTGCCCCCCGGCGGCAACTGGGCCAACTTCCTGCGCAACCACGACGAACTCTCGCTGGCGCAGCTCACGGAGGCCGAGCAGGAGCGCGTATTCGCCGCCTTCGCCCCGCAGGACGACATGCAGGCCTACGGGCGGGGCACCCGGCGGCGCCTCTCGCCCATGCTGGGCGGCGACCCGGCCCGCCTGCGGCTGCTCTACAGCCTGCTGTTCTCGCTGCCCGGCACCCCGGTGCTGTACTACGGCGACGAGATTGGCCTGGGCGATCGCCTGGATCTGAAGGAGCGCGAGAGTGTGCGAACCCCGATGCAATGGACGGCGGCGGAGGGGGCGGGCTTCACCACCTCCAGCGATCCGGTGCGCCCCTTCCCGGAGGGCGACTTCTCGCCCGAGCACGTCAATGTGGCGGCTCAGACGGATGACCCGGCCTCGCTGCTGCACTTCGTGCAGACCCTGACCCGCGTCTACCGGGTGCACCCGGTCTGCGGGCGCGGCGCCTGGACGGCGCTGGACAGCGGCGAGGAGGGCGTGCTCGCCCACCGCGTCGGGGACGGCCCCGCAGCCTTGTACGCCCTGCACAACTTCACCGCGCACCCCCGCGCCATCGATCTGGCGCTGCCGCCCGCTGTCCGGCCTATCGTCTGTGCGCCCGGCAGCACGGTACGGCCCGGCGGCGCCGACCTGGGCCCCCACGGCTTCGTGTGGTGGGCACAGGAGGGCCAGGCATGA
- a CDS encoding beta-ketoacyl-ACP synthase III produces MTHSTGRADTGNDSTGSVGGRPSLGITALGAYAPPHIVTNADFETRLETTAEWIESRTGIRERHFSAPDEFTSHMGVGAVRDLLARDPDALRDVDMVICATATPDAMFPSTAALIAGQVGLTGAGAFDLSTACSGFVYGLSMAQGLILGGTARRVLVIGGEVLSKIVDQDDRNTAFLFGDGAGAAVVGPVPAGYGFQDFVLGADSAGGPALFMGAIADHLPDGTPMGEYAGMNGREVFKFAVRVLGDSGHQVLKKTGLQSSDVDWVIPHQANIRIIEAAMERFGIPMSKTVVNLDRYGNTSSATVPLVLAEAVQDGRVQDGQQLLLVAFGGGLSWAAGTMKWWGGAPSLGAQKAEGRRQKAEGTEVGA; encoded by the coding sequence ATGACCCACAGCACCGGAAGAGCCGACACCGGGAACGACAGCACCGGGAGTGTGGGCGGGCGGCCCAGCCTCGGCATCACCGCGCTGGGCGCCTACGCCCCGCCCCACATCGTCACCAACGCTGATTTCGAGACCCGCCTGGAGACCACGGCCGAGTGGATCGAATCCCGCACCGGCATCCGCGAGCGGCATTTCTCGGCGCCGGACGAATTCACCTCGCACATGGGCGTCGGCGCGGTGCGCGACCTGCTGGCCCGCGATCCGGACGCGTTGCGAGACGTGGACATGGTCATCTGCGCGACCGCCACCCCAGACGCCATGTTTCCCTCCACGGCGGCGCTGATCGCCGGGCAGGTCGGGCTGACCGGCGCCGGGGCCTTCGACCTCTCGACCGCCTGCTCGGGCTTCGTGTACGGCCTGAGCATGGCCCAGGGCCTGATCCTGGGCGGCACGGCGCGGCGGGTGCTGGTGATCGGCGGCGAGGTGCTGAGCAAGATCGTGGATCAGGACGACCGCAACACCGCCTTCCTGTTCGGAGACGGCGCGGGGGCGGCGGTCGTGGGGCCGGTGCCGGCGGGCTACGGCTTTCAGGACTTCGTGCTGGGGGCCGACTCCGCCGGCGGCCCGGCGCTGTTCATGGGCGCCATTGCCGACCACCTCCCCGACGGCACCCCCATGGGCGAATACGCCGGCATGAACGGCCGCGAGGTGTTCAAGTTCGCCGTGCGCGTGCTGGGCGATAGCGGCCATCAGGTGCTGAAGAAGACCGGCCTGCAGAGCAGCGACGTGGACTGGGTGATTCCGCATCAGGCCAATATCCGCATCATCGAGGCCGCCATGGAGCGCTTCGGGATTCCCATGAGCAAGACCGTGGTGAACCTCGACCGCTATGGCAACACCAGTTCCGCCACGGTGCCCCTGGTGCTGGCAGAGGCGGTGCAGGACGGCCGCGTGCAGGACGGTCAGCAACTCCTGCTGGTGGCCTTCGGCGGTGGCCTGAGCTGGGCGGCCGGAACCATGAAGTGGTGGGGCGGGGCGCCGTCGCTGGGCGCGCAGAAGGCGGAGGGCAGAAGGCAGAAGGCTGAGGGCACCGAGGTAGGGGCGTGA
- a CDS encoding DinB family protein — protein MTREELLDALAQTRNEVGAYLLALSPADFVDGSAERWSPAHVADHLIRSNAPVVRGLGARDRLPTRNPAGSSRSYADLQTAYRAALAGGAKASGRFLPEPVGDQTALVTRYESTLSDLIRALDDWSEADLDAYAMLHPVLGELSVREMLQFTLLHNRHHLDGVRAVPGEAAPPEQSEP, from the coding sequence GTGACCCGCGAGGAGCTGCTGGACGCCCTGGCCCAGACGCGGAACGAGGTGGGCGCATATCTCCTCGCCCTGAGCCCCGCCGATTTCGTGGACGGCAGCGCCGAGCGCTGGTCGCCCGCCCACGTGGCCGACCACCTGATCCGCTCGAACGCGCCGGTCGTCCGGGGGCTGGGTGCCCGTGACCGTCTGCCGACGCGTAATCCGGCCGGTTCCTCCCGTTCCTACGCCGACCTCCAGACGGCCTACCGGGCGGCGCTGGCGGGCGGCGCGAAAGCCTCGGGCCGCTTCCTGCCGGAGCCGGTGGGCGACCAGACGGCCCTGGTCACCCGGTACGAGAGCACGCTGAGCGACCTGATCCGTGCCCTGGACGACTGGAGCGAGGCCGATCTGGACGCCTACGCCATGCTCCATCCGGTGCTGGGCGAGCTGAGCGTGCGCGAGATGCTGCAGTTCACGCTGCTGCACAACCGGCATCATCTGGACGGGGTGCGGGCGGTACCGGGCGAAGCTGCCCCGCCTGAACAGAGTGAGCCATGA
- the tig gene encoding trigger factor, with translation MAELMNRDGNKVEFKVSVPAAEVNRAYDQVWAGLSRDVRVPGFRPGKAPRKVIESRVGKGYVEQEVRDRLLQTHYTQAARELKLSLVDATIDPRPLSSGQAFEFTVKGETYPEVKLGDWRSAQLSSTSPEITDEVLERTLSDLQERNATFESVERPIEATDQVTIEEQGEDGGTYPVYLDVAEAHVREALLGKAKGDTVEITVPAHQHGDHEHPEHTVTVKIADVKTKQLQALDDAFASSLNFESLERLRTDLKAELERRATQEGDTARREEFVTHLVEGMQVEIPQALLDRRREAMLEEIQDDLGRQGVKWGEYESFMKEQNKLDDFMADLAKNAETRVRRDLALEQLAEDLKVQVSDAEFNQTMTALAQANGLTPDALSKQLGPNGINSYYTSLVREKGLQQALSQLGQDADAAPAKTEDAQPEDAQPEEAQAEESKPEETKTEE, from the coding sequence GTGGCAGAGCTGATGAACAGGGATGGCAACAAGGTGGAATTCAAGGTTTCGGTGCCCGCTGCCGAAGTGAACCGCGCCTACGATCAGGTGTGGGCGGGGCTGAGCCGCGACGTGCGCGTTCCGGGGTTCCGGCCGGGCAAGGCGCCCCGCAAGGTCATCGAGAGCCGGGTCGGCAAGGGTTATGTGGAGCAGGAAGTGCGCGACCGCCTGCTGCAGACCCATTACACCCAGGCCGCCCGCGAACTCAAGCTCAGCCTGGTGGACGCCACCATCGACCCCCGGCCCCTCAGCAGCGGCCAGGCCTTCGAATTCACGGTCAAGGGTGAAACCTACCCCGAGGTCAAACTCGGCGACTGGCGGAGCGCGCAGCTGTCGTCCACCTCGCCCGAGATCACCGACGAGGTGCTGGAGCGCACCCTCAGCGACCTTCAGGAGCGCAACGCCACCTTCGAGAGCGTCGAGCGGCCCATCGAGGCCACCGATCAGGTCACCATCGAGGAGCAGGGCGAGGACGGCGGCACCTACCCCGTGTATCTGGACGTGGCCGAGGCCCACGTGCGCGAGGCGCTGCTCGGCAAGGCGAAGGGCGACACTGTGGAGATCACCGTGCCGGCCCACCAGCACGGCGACCACGAGCACCCCGAGCACACCGTGACCGTGAAGATCGCGGACGTCAAGACCAAGCAGCTGCAGGCGCTGGACGACGCGTTCGCCAGCAGCCTGAATTTCGAGTCGCTGGAGCGGCTGCGAACCGACCTGAAGGCAGAGCTGGAGCGCCGCGCCACGCAGGAGGGCGACACCGCCCGCCGCGAGGAGTTCGTCACGCATCTGGTGGAAGGGATGCAGGTCGAGATTCCCCAGGCGCTGCTGGATCGCCGCCGCGAGGCCATGCTGGAGGAGATCCAGGACGATCTGGGCCGCCAGGGCGTGAAGTGGGGCGAGTACGAATCGTTCATGAAAGAGCAGAACAAGCTCGACGACTTCATGGCCGACCTCGCCAAGAACGCCGAGACCCGGGTGCGGCGTGACCTGGCCCTGGAGCAGCTCGCCGAAGACCTGAAAGTGCAGGTCAGCGACGCCGAGTTCAACCAGACCATGACCGCGCTGGCCCAGGCGAACGGCCTGACCCCCGACGCCCTGAGCAAGCAGCTCGGCCCGAACGGCATCAACTCGTACTACACCAGCCTGGTGCGCGAGAAGGGGCTGCAGCAGGCGCTCTCGCAGCTCGGGCAGGATGCGGACGCGGCGCCGGCCAAGACCGAGGACGCTCAGCCTGAGGACGCTCAGCCCGAGGAAGCCCAGGCTGAAGAGAGCAAGCCCGAAGAGACCAAGACCGAAGAGTAA
- the fabF gene encoding beta-ketoacyl-ACP synthase II yields the protein MTGLKRVVITGLGPVTPIGIGAQAFAGAQRAGQSGIGPITHFDASDTASKIAGEVKGSLDEFVDPREARKLDRYVQLALAGAELAVRDSGLSEEEIRGERTGTVIGSGIGGMKTFEDQARVYVERGAGRISPMFIPMQIANMATGHVAMRFGATGPSSTVVTACATGTGAIGDAARYIQLGLADLMIAGGAEASITAMAIGGFSNMKALSTRNDEPTLASRPFSASRDGFVLGEGAGVVVLEEYEHAVQRGATIYAEVVGYGTSADAHHITMPAPEGRGAQVAMRMALATAGVNPDQVGYVNAHGTSTHFNDLHETQGIKHVFGEHARALAVSSTKSMTGHLLGAAGAVEAIAVAQALKDGVLPPTINLTDPDPALDLDYIPEGARQKQVDYALSNSFAFGGQNAALLFRRV from the coding sequence ATTACAGGGTTGAAACGGGTGGTCATCACGGGTCTGGGCCCGGTGACGCCCATCGGCATTGGCGCCCAGGCGTTCGCGGGGGCGCAGCGGGCCGGACAGAGCGGCATCGGCCCGATCACGCACTTCGACGCCTCGGACACGGCGAGCAAGATCGCCGGCGAGGTGAAGGGCAGCCTGGACGAGTTCGTCGATCCGCGCGAGGCCCGCAAGCTCGACCGCTACGTGCAGCTCGCCCTGGCCGGCGCGGAGCTGGCGGTGCGCGACAGCGGCCTCTCGGAAGAGGAGATCCGCGGCGAGCGCACCGGCACGGTCATCGGCTCGGGCATCGGCGGCATGAAGACCTTCGAGGATCAGGCGCGGGTGTACGTGGAGCGCGGCGCCGGGCGCATCTCGCCCATGTTCATTCCCATGCAGATCGCCAACATGGCGACCGGGCACGTGGCCATGCGCTTCGGCGCCACCGGCCCGAGCTCCACGGTGGTCACGGCCTGCGCCACCGGCACCGGCGCCATCGGGGACGCGGCGCGCTACATCCAGCTCGGACTGGCCGACCTGATGATCGCGGGCGGCGCCGAGGCGAGCATCACCGCGATGGCCATCGGCGGCTTTTCCAACATGAAGGCGCTCTCCACCCGCAACGACGAGCCCACCCTGGCGAGTCGGCCCTTCTCGGCCTCGCGCGACGGTTTCGTGCTGGGGGAGGGCGCGGGCGTGGTGGTGCTGGAGGAGTACGAGCACGCGGTTCAGCGCGGCGCGACCATCTACGCCGAGGTCGTGGGCTACGGCACCTCGGCCGACGCGCACCACATCACCATGCCGGCCCCCGAGGGGCGCGGCGCGCAGGTCGCCATGCGGATGGCGCTGGCCACGGCGGGCGTGAATCCGGATCAGGTGGGCTATGTCAACGCGCACGGCACCTCCACGCACTTCAACGACCTGCACGAGACCCAGGGCATCAAACACGTGTTCGGCGAGCACGCCAGAGCGCTGGCAGTCAGTTCGACCAAGTCCATGACCGGGCACCTGCTGGGCGCGGCGGGCGCGGTCGAGGCGATCGCCGTGGCCCAGGCCCTGAAGGACGGCGTCCTGCCCCCGACCATCAACCTCACGGATCCCGATCCGGCACTCGACCTGGACTACATCCCCGAGGGGGCCCGCCAGAAGCAGGTGGACTACGCCCTGAGCAACTCCTTCGCCTTCGGCGGCCAGAACGCCGCGCTGCTCTTCAGGCGGGTGTAA
- the fabD gene encoding ACP S-malonyltransferase, whose protein sequence is MRIAALFPGQGSHSVGMGVDIAAAFPPAQQVYAEADATLPGLRALIETGPPDDLTLTANQQPALVAASVAAYRAWAAQTGLSPAFAAGHSLGEYSALVASGALELADALRLTRQRGELMQAAVPVGVGAMSAVMGDPAAVLEVCAGLDGVQPANFNAPTQTVISGEKAAVEAAGAELKSRGLKAIPLKVSAPFHCALMQPAQDGLTPELQATTFQAPAFPVYANVTATANSDPAALPDLLARQITGAVRWVETIQALQAAGADVFIEFGPGTVLTGLVKRILPDARTINVGTAGQVRDFAL, encoded by the coding sequence GTGAGGATCGCCGCTCTGTTCCCCGGTCAGGGCTCGCACAGCGTGGGGATGGGGGTGGATATCGCGGCCGCGTTCCCCCCGGCGCAGCAGGTCTATGCCGAGGCCGACGCCACGCTGCCCGGCCTGCGGGCGCTGATCGAGACCGGCCCCCCCGACGACCTGACCCTGACCGCCAACCAGCAGCCCGCGCTGGTGGCCGCCTCGGTCGCCGCGTACCGGGCCTGGGCCGCCCAGACTGGCCTGAGCCCCGCGTTCGCCGCCGGGCACTCGCTGGGCGAATACTCCGCGCTGGTCGCGTCCGGCGCGCTGGAACTGGCGGACGCCCTGCGCCTGACCCGGCAGCGCGGCGAGCTGATGCAGGCCGCCGTGCCGGTGGGCGTGGGCGCCATGAGCGCCGTGATGGGCGACCCGGCGGCCGTACTGGAGGTCTGCGCCGGCCTGGACGGGGTGCAGCCCGCCAACTTCAACGCGCCGACCCAGACGGTGATTTCCGGCGAGAAGGCGGCGGTGGAGGCGGCGGGTGCCGAGCTGAAATCACGTGGCCTGAAGGCCATCCCCCTGAAGGTCAGCGCGCCCTTCCACTGCGCCCTGATGCAGCCCGCGCAGGACGGTCTGACGCCGGAGTTGCAGGCCACCACGTTCCAGGCGCCCGCCTTCCCGGTCTACGCCAACGTCACGGCCACCGCGAACAGCGATCCCGCCGCGCTGCCCGATCTTTTGGCCCGCCAGATCACCGGGGCGGTGCGCTGGGTCGAGACCATCCAGGCCCTGCAGGCGGCCGGCGCGGACGTGTTCATCGAGTTCGGCCCCGGCACGGTGCTCACGGGACTGGTCAAACGCATCCTGCCCGACGCCCGGACGATCAACGTGGGCACGGCCGGGCAGGTGCGGGACTTCGCGCTGTGA